The window ATGGCGCAGGCGGGCGTGGAGCACATCGTCTTCTCGGGCTTGCCGCCCATGCACCTCTTGCCGGTGGCGCCGCAGCCGCTGCGCTGGTACCTGGGGCGCTACGCCCGCAAGCTGGACCGCACCCTGCGCGACTGGATCCGCAGCGAGGCCGCCCTGCGTTACTGCTCGCTGCAATGGACGCTTCCCCATGAAATGGCGATCGACCGCTTCCACCCCGGCCCGGGCCAATACGCGCAATGGGCCAGGATGAGCGCCGAGATCATCGAAACCGAGTTCCTGCGTCATCAGCCGGTGACGGAAAGTGTTTAAAATACGCGTTCCGATTTTTACGCTGAAAGCTCGCCATGGCCGTCAATTCCCCGATTCCCGTTCCTTCCGACCTCAAAGCCGTCGCCGGCATCGAACTCGGCCATGCCGAGGCGGGTGTGCGCAAGGCCAATCGCAAGGACGTGCTGGTCATGAAGCTGGCCGAGACGGCCACCGTGGCGGGCGTGTTCACCAAGAACCGTTTCTGTGCCGCCCCGGTGCAGATCTGCCAGGCCAACCTGGCCCAGTTGAGCGCCGGCAAGCCCATCCGCGCGCTGGTCATCAACACCGGCAACGCCAACGCCGGCACCGGTGAAGAAGGCCTGCAGCGCGCCAAGTCGGTCTGCGCCGCCCTGGCCCAGCAGATGGGCGTGGAGGCGCAGCAGATCCTGCCATTCTCGACCGGCGTGATCCTGGAACCGCTGCCGGCCGACCGCATCATCGCCGGCCTGCCGCAAGCCATCGGCAACCTGAAGGCCGACAACTGGTTCAACGCGGCTGAGTCCATCATGACCACCGACACCCAGCCCAAGGCGGCCTCGCGCACCCTCACCATTGGTGGCAAGCAAGTGGTGATGACCGGCATCAGCAAGGGGGCTGGCATGATCAAGCCCAACATGGCCACCATGCTGGGCTTCCTGGCCTTCGACGCCAAGCTGCCGCAGGCCCTGCTGAACCAGCTGGTCAAGGACGCCGCTGACCACTCCTTCAACTGCATCACCATCGATGGCGATACCTCGACCAACGATTCCTTCATCCTGATGGCCACCGGCGCCGGCGAGCTGGAGATCACCAGCGCCGACAGCGAGGAATACCAGCAACTAGCCGCCGCCGTCACCGACCTGTCGCAGCACCTGGCGCACCAGATCGTGCGTGATGGCGAAGGCGCCACCAAGTTCATCGAAGTGGCCGTAGAAGACGGCAAGAGCGTCGAGGAATGCCGCCAGATCGCCTACTCCATCGGCCACTCGCCGCTGGTCAAGACCGCCTTCTTCGCCTCCGACCCGAACCTGGGCCGCATCCTGGCCGCCATCGGCTATGCCGGCATCGATGACCTGGATGTGTCCAAGATCAACCTGTGGCTGGACGACGTCTGGGTCGCCAAGGATGGCGGCCGCAATCCGGATTACCGCGAAGAAGATGGCCAGCGCGTCATGAAGAAGGCCGAGATCGTGGTGCGCGTGAAGCTGGCGCGTGGCGCGGCCAAGGCGTCCATCTGGACCTGCGACCTGTCGCACGATTACGTGTCCATCAACGCCGACTATCGTTCCTGAGCGCCTCCATGACCCAGCTAGACCAATTCCTGCAGCGCGCCGAAGCCTTGCTGGCGCGCGTCGAAGCCATCCTGCCCCAGGCCGCCGCCCGCGAGCCGGACTGGAATGCCGCGGTTGCCTTCCGCTGGCGTGGCGCCACTGCGCAGCGCCCTGGCTACCTCCAGGCGGTCGGCCACATCTCGCAGATCGGCTTGTCGGATCTGCACAATATCGGCCCGCAAAAGGAACAGATCGACCAGAACACCCGCCAGTTCGTCGAAGGCCGTCCGGCCAACAACGTGCTGCTGACGGGCGCACGCGGCACCGGCAAGTCCTCGCTGATCAAGGCCTGCCTGAACCAGTACGCCGATCGTGGCCTGCGCCTGATCGAGGTGGACAAGGACGACCTGCATGACCTGCAGGACATCGTCGAGCTGGTAGCGGCACGTCCGGAGCGCTTCATCGTCTTCTGCGATGATCTCTCCTTTGAGGAAGGCGAGGGGGGCTACAAGGCGCTGAAGGTAGCGCTCGATGGCAGCATCGCCGCCCAGTCCGATAACGTCCTCATCTACGCCACCTCGAACCGTCGCCACCTGATGCCGGAACGTCTCTCCGACAACAGCACCTATACCCACACCGAGGATGGCGACCTGCATCCCGGCGAGACGGTGGAAGAAAAGATCTCGCTCTCCGAGCGCTTCGGCCTGTGGGTGACCTTCTACCCCTTCAAGCAGGACGATTTCCTGGAGATCGTGGCGCATTGGCTGCGCCACTTCGGCTGCAATGACGCCCAGATCGCCGAGGCCCGCGCCGATGCGCTGCGCTGGGCGCTGCAACGCAGTTCGCGCTCGGGCCGGGTGGCCTGGCAGTTCGCGCGCGACTACGCCGGCAAGGCGCAGCGCTGATGAGCGCAGCGTCCAAGCCCGTTGGCAAGCCTATTGGCGAGCCCATCGACGTGGCCGTGGGCATCCTGATGCAGCCCAACGGCGACGTGCTCGTGGGCCAGCGGCCGGAAGGCAAGCCCTATGCGGGTTACTGGGAATTCCCCGGCGGCAAGGTGGAGGCCGGCGAAAGCATCTTCGCCGCCCTGCAGCGCGAGTTCAAGGAAGAGCTGGGCATCGAGGTGCTCGACGGCGAGCCCTGGTGTGGTGTCGAGCACGTCTATCCGCATGCCCATGTCCGCCTGCATTTCTACATCAGCCGCCAGTGGCGCGGCCAGCCGCAGAGCCTGGAAGGCCAGGCCTTCGCCTGGCAGGGCAGCGTGGGCGTGGAGCCTTTGCTGCCGGCCACCATTCCGCTGATCGAATGGCTGGATCAGCTGCGGTACGGCGAACAAGCAGGCAATTGAGCGGGATTGGGCGAGGATAAAACAAAAAGCCCGTGATCACTGCACGGGCTTGTCGCCTTCATCGTCCAGCGGCAGGTTCACGGCCGGGATGGTGTATTTCTCTTCGGCCCAGGCGCCCAGGTCGATTTGCTTGCAGCGTTCGGAGCAGAACGGGCGAAACTTGTTTTTTTCACTCCATTCCACCTTGGCGCCGCAGGTGGGGCAGTCAACGATCGTAGCCATACTTTCTACTTCACTTCCATCACATCAGTTCAAAAGCCGCACAGGGCCAGTTCGAAGGGGACTTCGCCCTCGAAGGAGCGCGGCTTCTCGTCACCATCCTGCTGGGTGAAGCGCACCCACAGCATGTACTTGTTGGCCGAGATCTCGGGAATCGCGCCGAGCTCCATGTCGAGCGACAGGCGCAGCATCTGGTAGACCTTGCCCTGCAGCATCTGTTGGTAACTGCCGCCTTCGGCATTGATCTTCACTGCATGGCCGGATTCGCGCAGCAGTCGCATGACGATGGCGATGGCGTCGAACAGCGGGATCAGCGGAGCGAACCAGTTGGAAATATCCTGGAAACGTCGCTCGAAGGGGTGTTGTTGCCAAGCGTAGTAGGCGGGCAGGTCGAATTCGCAAGCACCGCCAGGGATGATGGTGCGGCCGCGGATGCTCATGAGCCATTCATTGTCGCGGATGTTCTGGCCGGTCTTGCCCTGGGCCGCTGCGAGGGCGCTGCTGGCCTGGTCTACTTCGGCCAGGATGGCGTTGAGCATCTCGGGCTCGACATTGGGATTGGACTGGTAGGCCAGCAGGATCTGCTTTTGCCGTTCCAGCTCTTGCAGCAGGTCGGACTTGAGGTCGGCGCGTCCGGCGACCTCCAGCATTTCAAAAATGGTGGCAAGGGCGATGTGATGCTGATGCGGGCTTTCCTGATGCAGGAAGAAGACGAACTTCTCATACAGGTCTTCCAGTCGCAACAGCGTGCGAATACGCTCGTTGAAAGGGTATTCGTAGACGATCAAAGCATGATCCCTTTATTGGTTGAGCCGGACTTGTTAGGCCGCTGACAGGCCGCGGGTGCAAAAACCTCGTCAACAATGCAATGTCTGTGATTCTGACCCATGCAGCAGAAAATTACAAATGCATGCCGCATCAAATGAAGCGTCAAGCAGGCTCAGCGCTGTGCTGCGAGCGCAAGGTATTGTGAATGCAAGTTGCGCACCCGCTCCGGCAGGCTGTCGGCGGCGCCGCCGTTGTCGACGACGTCGTCGGCCACGGCCAATCGCGCCTGGCGGCTGGCCTGCGCGGCCATGATGGCTTCCACCTCGTCGCGGCGCAGGCCATTGCGCTGCATGACGCGAGCGACCTGCACTTCTTCGGGGCAATCGACCACCAGGATGCGGTCGGCGCGTCCGACCCAGTTGCCCGATTCCACCAGCAGCGGCACCACGAAGATGACGTAGGGGCCGCTGGCCATCTCGGCCGCGCGCAGGGTCTCGCTGCGGATCAGGGGGTGCAGGATGGCCTCCAGTGCGTGGCGCGCTTCGGGATTGCCGAACACGTGCTGGCGCATGCGCGTGCGATCCATGGCGCCGCGCGCATCGATGAAGTCCGCGCCGAAGTGTTCGATGATAGGCGCGATGGCCAGGCCGTCAGGCGCAGTCAGGGCATGGGCGATGACGTCGGTATCGACCAGCGCCGCGCCGAGTGCGCCGAACAGTTCGGC is drawn from Herbaspirillum seropedicae and contains these coding sequences:
- the argJ gene encoding bifunctional glutamate N-acetyltransferase/amino-acid acetyltransferase ArgJ, with protein sequence MAVNSPIPVPSDLKAVAGIELGHAEAGVRKANRKDVLVMKLAETATVAGVFTKNRFCAAPVQICQANLAQLSAGKPIRALVINTGNANAGTGEEGLQRAKSVCAALAQQMGVEAQQILPFSTGVILEPLPADRIIAGLPQAIGNLKADNWFNAAESIMTTDTQPKAASRTLTIGGKQVVMTGISKGAGMIKPNMATMLGFLAFDAKLPQALLNQLVKDAADHSFNCITIDGDTSTNDSFILMATGAGELEITSADSEEYQQLAAAVTDLSQHLAHQIVRDGEGATKFIEVAVEDGKSVEECRQIAYSIGHSPLVKTAFFASDPNLGRILAAIGYAGIDDLDVSKINLWLDDVWVAKDGGRNPDYREEDGQRVMKKAEIVVRVKLARGAAKASIWTCDLSHDYVSINADYRS
- a CDS encoding ATP-binding protein, encoding MTQLDQFLQRAEALLARVEAILPQAAAREPDWNAAVAFRWRGATAQRPGYLQAVGHISQIGLSDLHNIGPQKEQIDQNTRQFVEGRPANNVLLTGARGTGKSSLIKACLNQYADRGLRLIEVDKDDLHDLQDIVELVAARPERFIVFCDDLSFEEGEGGYKALKVALDGSIAAQSDNVLIYATSNRRHLMPERLSDNSTYTHTEDGDLHPGETVEEKISLSERFGLWVTFYPFKQDDFLEIVAHWLRHFGCNDAQIAEARADALRWALQRSSRSGRVAWQFARDYAGKAQR
- a CDS encoding NUDIX domain-containing protein, which encodes MSAASKPVGKPIGEPIDVAVGILMQPNGDVLVGQRPEGKPYAGYWEFPGGKVEAGESIFAALQREFKEELGIEVLDGEPWCGVEHVYPHAHVRLHFYISRQWRGQPQSLEGQAFAWQGSVGVEPLLPATIPLIEWLDQLRYGEQAGN
- the yacG gene encoding DNA gyrase inhibitor YacG, producing the protein MATIVDCPTCGAKVEWSEKNKFRPFCSERCKQIDLGAWAEEKYTIPAVNLPLDDEGDKPVQ
- the zapD gene encoding cell division protein ZapD, which encodes MIVYEYPFNERIRTLLRLEDLYEKFVFFLHQESPHQHHIALATIFEMLEVAGRADLKSDLLQELERQKQILLAYQSNPNVEPEMLNAILAEVDQASSALAAAQGKTGQNIRDNEWLMSIRGRTIIPGGACEFDLPAYYAWQQHPFERRFQDISNWFAPLIPLFDAIAIVMRLLRESGHAVKINAEGGSYQQMLQGKVYQMLRLSLDMELGAIPEISANKYMLWVRFTQQDGDEKPRSFEGEVPFELALCGF
- the coaE gene encoding dephospho-CoA kinase (Dephospho-CoA kinase (CoaE) performs the final step in coenzyme A biosynthesis.) is translated as MTALSERFTIGLTGGIGSGKTTVAELFGALGAALVDTDVIAHALTAPDGLAIAPIIEHFGADFIDARGAMDRTRMRQHVFGNPEARHALEAILHPLIRSETLRAAEMASGPYVIFVVPLLVESGNWVGRADRILVVDCPEEVQVARVMQRNGLRRDEVEAIMAAQASRQARLAVADDVVDNGGAADSLPERVRNLHSQYLALAAQR